The genomic segment TCCTTGAGTACCCAGCTTCACCCTTGGAACTTGAACTTGGGtttccttctccatttcttttttcTGAAGCTGAGTTTTGTTGAAAATGGAGTTTCACAATCCTAGCcacttaaaaaatgaaaatatcgtatattatataacaaaatattgaTATATAGTCCCTTACCaacctttttcttttacttttgcaTCCACCAACCATTGTAGGACCTGTTCAAAACGTTGACTCACCACTGCATTTGTGATTTGAACAAGGATGCATCAACTCATTATTTTGGTGAACATTTTTACCCCATGATAATGCTTCCTGCAATTGGAGAAGAAGGGCAGCAAATTTCTTGTGCttattgctatatatatatattcatattggAGCACAAAATCTTTTAAAGTACCCAAAAGCAAACAAGAAATCAACAAAAGTTATCATCAAGCAGCTAATCAATCAAAATGGAGAAACAAATAGTAGAGTTTTGGTAATCATATATAAAAAGGTAGAGAATCAAATCAATTCATATCATAAAAAAGGATAATAACAGGAAGAATTCCTAATCATCTTTATCTCCAATGCGATTCATGTAGTTTTAAAATTGTTCAATGGAGTACTAAAAgttccattccattttattctTCGTTTATCGATCACTAACCTCTTGTTTGAAGCATTGTGTTGTTACTTTAAGATTCAGCGTAAGGTTCGTATTTATAATACTTGAatttattagtttaaaattttgaaataaaatagaaaaaataaaggaGTTGTGATGATTATAATTGTAATACTTTAATGGAGCTTTAAGCATGGAATATAGAAAAAAGTTGTCACAATTATAGTCtataattattagtttaaaaattatTGACATGAATAAAAAGTTGTGCACGcacaataaaattattatttgaatatgattctGAATATCTTGTTTTGAATAATGTTATTTTGTACtaattacaaaattatattttatgttgaatatgtaaaaatgttttaattatattcaataaatttttatattagtatattttaatcatatttaaaattttaaatgaaaaatattattttatactaattattataattaaaaatatactatttataaaattaattaaatattaaatacatcAAATCACAGATTAGAAGCTAGTAACTAAAAAgttaaacaataataaaagataaatcaCCAATTATAACCCTACGACCCTAATTTGTAAAAGACTAGTAAATATGaaattacataaataatctaAACAAGCATATAAGAGATTagaaatttataatcaaattcaacAGCATCAAAATTTTGTAGGactttttgtaaaaatatattcaaataatataatttattttaattataaaaaaattaaaatatatttaaataatatatcttattttaattataaaaaatatttttataatttttttatccgaCTTTATACCCAACTAATTAGTGAGGCAAATTTAGTCAAAgacctaaataataaaaaatagataatcaAGGTATCAAACCCATAAATATATGAACCGGCGTCGTATAAAGTAACGAGAAACGGTGCCGTTAACACTATAAATGCAGTGATAAACTGAGGCAGTCGTGGGATGCTCAAATTCTATATCATACACCAGAGTTTTTGACTTCTTTGCACAACTGTTAGAAATCAaatcaaaagagagaaaaaagaaatccCCAAATCTGAACCCTAAAAGATGGCGAAGATATGGGGAAAGATGTGGGCTTTGATGGGTTTGCTTCTTTTTAATTCGGTGTGTAATGTTTCCTCCCTTTCGGTGAATGTAAACAACATCGAATGTGTGTACGAATATGTGCTTTACGAAGGAGACACGATTTCCGGCAACTTTGTCGTCGTTGACCATGATATTTTCTGGGGTTCCGACCACCCTGGCATTGATTTCACTGTAAGTTTATTTTCCGATCTCTAAACTTGATGGGTTGTcttttttggatgaaatttgtgttaattttatatCTGCGTATTGAATTTTGTTTGTAAAGGTCGGGTTTTTATGGCTATGTTTCAATTGTTTTGATTCCTGGGTATTGGTTTCCTTTGACTGAAGGttgatttttaatgatattttctctcttttatttcacttttcttttaATGTTTGATTCAATTGacttaagatttaatttttaatgatatttgatATCTTGCTTTTGGTGGAATTATGGGGACTTTTGGGTGATTCTGAATTGGGAAATTTTGATCTATGGCTTAAGGTTTGGTTTTAGTGGTGAAAAGGGTGTTTATTCTTTAGATCCATGCATTTGAATTGAATTCATATGATCTATGGGATATGTTGTCTCTGTTTAATTTCAGGCTTATGTTGATAGATAGATCGAACACAATaccaaaaaaaagagagtaaaacatATCAAAACGAATTATTATACCTGTTGAGGGGGTCGACTTCTTTGGGAGAAGTCTTTGAAGTGTCCCAATAATGGTTGGGTATTGTCCGCAGCAGGGGTAAATGCTCATGTTTCCTTTGGGGGGGGGGGTCTCCGGGAACCCATCCCAGCACTAGGACAATACCCTACCATTGTTGGGGGCTGGCAGACCACACTTCGAAGACTTCTCCAGAAGGAGTCAGCCCCTCAACAATACCTGAAATACCATAATATGATAATGTTACTGAAAATTACATGAATACACAAATTGCCATGTCTACTGGCAGTATTATTTTAAGTAGTCTTCTATCTGTCTAATCTCTTGCTTAATGCAGGTGAGTTCTCCTCTGGGTAATACAGTTCACGAATTGAAGGGGACATCTGGGGACAAGTTTGAAGTCAAAGCCCCAAGAAGCGGAATGTACAAATTTTGTTTTCACAATCCCCACTCTGCACCAGAGACCGTCTCTTTCC from the Gossypium hirsutum isolate 1008001.06 chromosome D09, Gossypium_hirsutum_v2.1, whole genome shotgun sequence genome contains:
- the LOC107929172 gene encoding transmembrane emp24 domain-containing protein p24beta3, with translation MAKIWGKMWALMGLLLFNSVCNVSSLSVNVNNIECVYEYVLYEGDTISGNFVVVDHDIFWGSDHPGIDFTVSSPLGNTVHELKGTSGDKFEVKAPRSGMYKFCFHNPHSAPETVSFHIHVGHIPTEHDLAKDEHLDPINVKIAELREALESVTAEQKYLKARDTRHRHTNESTRKRVIGYTVGEYILLTLVSALQVIYIRQLFSKSVAYNRV